A stretch of Candidatus Methylacidithermus pantelleriae DNA encodes these proteins:
- a CDS encoding glucose-1-phosphate adenylyltransferase has product MKRPGWSFFPEEVIAVILGGGAGTRLFPLTRDRAKPAVPLASKYRLVDIPISLCIHAGLRRIFVLTQFNSSSLHRHIQQTYRFDDYSRGFVQIMAAQQTPRGASWYQGTADAVRQNLIHFDNHPHQWVLILAGDQLYRMDFRVLLEEHVTKGADVTVAVNPVGPERANSLGIMEINEELRITRFVEKPKDPKELLQLELSPYLRSVLQLPGEEPCYLASMGIYVFNRKVLGQALQGIESDFGSHIIPSLIRTHRVFAFLHRGYWEDIGTIGAFYKAHMELCQSQPPFDFFDATYPIYTHCRHLPSSTITCARMEHTLVAEGCRIGDASLERSVIGIRSVIGSGARITSSILMGNDFFESDAEALAAEGRGIPRLGIGRNSRIERAIIDKNARIGDNVVISPEGKHPHMDGDGFYVRDGIVVIPRNAVIHHNRVI; this is encoded by the coding sequence ATGAAACGCCCAGGATGGTCCTTCTTTCCCGAAGAGGTGATTGCCGTCATCCTTGGGGGCGGAGCCGGTACCCGGCTCTTTCCTTTAACAAGGGACCGGGCGAAACCGGCGGTTCCCCTGGCGAGCAAGTACCGCTTGGTGGACATCCCGATTAGTCTTTGTATCCATGCAGGACTAAGGCGGATTTTTGTCCTTACGCAATTCAATAGTTCCTCTCTCCATCGCCATATCCAGCAGACGTACCGTTTCGACGATTATAGCCGGGGGTTCGTCCAAATCATGGCGGCCCAGCAGACGCCGCGCGGCGCTTCCTGGTACCAGGGAACCGCCGATGCAGTGCGACAAAACCTCATCCATTTTGACAATCATCCTCATCAGTGGGTCTTAATCCTAGCAGGAGATCAGCTCTATCGGATGGACTTTCGAGTGCTGCTTGAAGAGCACGTGACCAAGGGCGCCGACGTGACTGTGGCCGTCAACCCAGTAGGACCAGAGCGCGCCAATAGCCTAGGAATTATGGAGATCAACGAGGAACTACGGATCACCCGTTTTGTCGAAAAGCCGAAGGACCCCAAGGAACTTCTGCAGCTCGAGCTTTCGCCTTACTTGCGCTCTGTGCTCCAGCTACCGGGAGAGGAGCCCTGCTACCTTGCTTCCATGGGAATCTATGTTTTTAACCGGAAAGTCCTGGGCCAGGCCCTCCAGGGAATTGAATCGGACTTTGGGAGCCACATTATCCCCTCCCTCATTCGGACCCACCGGGTATTTGCCTTCCTGCACCGCGGTTACTGGGAGGATATTGGAACCATCGGCGCATTCTACAAAGCCCACATGGAGCTCTGCCAATCCCAGCCCCCCTTTGACTTTTTTGATGCCACCTACCCCATCTATACGCACTGCCGACATTTGCCTTCCTCCACCATCACGTGCGCACGCATGGAACACACTCTGGTGGCGGAAGGATGCCGGATTGGGGACGCTTCCCTCGAGCGGAGTGTCATCGGAATCCGTTCCGTCATTGGATCTGGCGCCCGCATTACCAGTTCCATTCTTATGGGCAACGATTTTTTTGAATCGGATGCGGAAGCCCTGGCAGCCGAAGGACGAGGAATCCCACGACTTGGGATCGGGCGGAACAGTCGGATTGAACGAGCGATTATCGATAAAAATGCCCGGATTGGGGACAATGTCGTGATTTCCCCCGAGGGCAAGCATCCTCATATGGATGGAGACGGCTTCTACGTTCGAGATGGGATTGTGGTCATCCCAAGAAACGCTGTGATCCACCACAACCGGGTCATTTGA
- the amrB gene encoding AmmeMemoRadiSam system protein B: MQRDCSHRQLDVVVARSCGICYPNDPSACLDYLRNYLGEEPWPRTSGNHGTRKVLGILAPHIDLRVSQRAYREAYRWLWQSDPADLYIILGVGHRARLEWSLDLRDYLTPLGRVQADREMARKLLSVLDVPLLEPKAHEEEHSIEFPLVLLQAARFWRGVGKPFRFLPILCSGLFSAVAQGSPPEERNPMYRLAAQLQKLLQEVPFSVQLVVSIDGCHVGPRFGHPFVVTPSVRAEIQRWEETLWETVRRVDAPEFFAHLGRNGNACYFDGVGALALVMEIFGKEAEFIRTYYEQWFEPRDQSLVTFSSGVWLDPKN; this comes from the coding sequence ATGCAAAGAGATTGCTCCCACCGGCAGCTCGATGTCGTTGTAGCCCGTTCCTGCGGCATTTGTTATCCCAACGACCCCTCTGCCTGCCTCGACTATCTCCGAAACTACCTTGGCGAGGAGCCATGGCCCAGAACCAGTGGAAACCATGGAACGCGAAAGGTCCTTGGGATTCTCGCTCCCCACATTGACCTTCGAGTCAGTCAAAGGGCCTATCGGGAGGCGTACCGGTGGCTGTGGCAATCGGACCCTGCCGATCTTTACATCATCCTGGGCGTCGGCCATCGAGCACGCCTGGAATGGAGCCTGGACCTGCGAGATTACCTGACTCCTCTGGGCAGGGTCCAGGCAGATCGGGAAATGGCCCGAAAACTTCTTTCCGTACTCGACGTTCCCCTGTTGGAACCCAAGGCCCACGAGGAAGAACACTCCATTGAATTTCCCCTGGTTCTTCTACAAGCAGCTCGATTCTGGAGAGGCGTAGGAAAGCCTTTCCGATTTCTACCCATTCTGTGTAGCGGGCTTTTTAGTGCCGTTGCCCAAGGCAGCCCACCGGAGGAACGAAACCCCATGTACCGCCTTGCTGCGCAGCTCCAAAAACTTCTGCAGGAGGTACCGTTTTCCGTCCAACTCGTCGTCTCTATCGACGGGTGTCACGTCGGGCCTCGCTTCGGTCACCCCTTTGTCGTAACCCCCTCCGTGCGGGCAGAGATCCAACGCTGGGAAGAAACTCTTTGGGAAACAGTGCGACGCGTGGATGCACCTGAATTTTTTGCCCATCTTGGACGCAACGGAAACGCTTGCTACTTTGATGGGGTGGGGGCTTTAGCCCTGGTGATGGAAATTTTCGGCAAGGAAGCAGAGTTTATCCGGACGTATTACGAACAATGGTTTGAGCCACGGGATCAATCCCTGGTAACTTTTTCAAGCGGGGTGTGGCTGGATCCCAAAAACTAG
- a CDS encoding CDP-alcohol phosphatidyltransferase family protein: MTLASWFTVGRLILVPVIVSLLWLYGQSLAEGKPEEHFRWSSFALFLFAAVTDALDGLLARRLRQESPLGKILDPVADKLLIQATLLALALVGRPNARLVPDWFAYLMVARDLCLLWGGFLLWKVLPTFEIRPHWTGKIATFLTLLVIGAAFLGIRGLDLLCGLASLFAVSSLGVYSRYGIRSWIRASYLDPCQLPSQDRRKKTPQKSPP, encoded by the coding sequence ATGACCCTTGCCAGCTGGTTTACCGTGGGCCGGCTCATCCTGGTCCCGGTCATTGTTTCCCTTTTGTGGCTTTATGGCCAGAGTTTGGCCGAGGGCAAACCCGAGGAACACTTTCGATGGAGCTCCTTTGCCTTGTTTCTTTTCGCCGCCGTCACCGACGCTCTCGACGGGTTATTGGCCCGGCGCCTGCGCCAGGAAAGTCCTCTGGGCAAGATACTGGATCCGGTAGCTGATAAACTCCTCATTCAAGCTACGTTGCTAGCGCTTGCCCTTGTGGGACGGCCCAACGCTCGTTTAGTACCCGATTGGTTCGCCTACCTCATGGTGGCGCGGGATCTTTGTCTTCTTTGGGGTGGTTTTCTCCTCTGGAAAGTTCTCCCTACGTTTGAAATCCGGCCCCATTGGACCGGCAAAATCGCTACCTTTTTGACTTTGCTGGTCATCGGAGCAGCTTTCTTGGGCATTAGGGGATTGGATTTGCTTTGTGGTTTGGCTTCCCTTTTCGCCGTAAGCTCCTTAGGAGTGTACAGCCGCTATGGGATCCGTTCCTGGATCCGAGCATCTTATCTAGACCCATGCCAGCTACCCTCCCAAGATCGCCGCAAAAAGACACCCCAAAAGTCCCCACCGTAG
- the gyrB gene encoding DNA topoisomerase (ATP-hydrolyzing) subunit B, translating into MQPVGEPLQPNPSFVAEAYDASKIDKLEGLEAVRRRPGMYIGHTDERGLHHCVFEVVDNSIDEHLAGFCHHIEVTLHLDGSVSVRDDGRGIPVEPHPKFGIPAVELVLTNLHAGGKFGQGAYKYSGGLHGVGAKCVNALSEWFEVEVSRDGKVYRMEFSRGKTTKKLEVIGRSRSSGTLITFKPDPEIFTTTQFQFDILANRLRELAFLHPGLEIVLKDERVSEGQSPRVERFYFREGVEEFVRWFTRQMQPLHPKPIVISRQKDEIYLDCVLQYTGSFSDQILCYTNGIPNPDGGTHLSGFRTALTRSVHQYAKSNNLLKDKDPVLTGEDVREGLVCVLSLRHPNPSFESQTKVKLVSPEVEGIVASLVYEGLMNYFDANPSVARKVVEKALMAARAREAARKAKEAVRKSALTGGGLPGKLADCTSRSPEDSELFIVEGDSAGGSAKQGRNRQFQAILPIRGKLLNVEKARLDKVLQNEEIQTIITAVGTGIGSGDGEGGFQLERLRYHKIILMTDADVDGSHIRTLLLTFFYRQMPELVRRGYIYIAQPPLYLVTRKKKEQYVSDESELNRILIELGAAEVHILDKSSGRVFTGQSLREMLGLLESLEKFRRAIEGHGGDFHSYLSLRHVHGGELPRHLVRIREGGKEEVLYFHTDQELARFAEENPDLQLFDIDGRSSDGETRREAGARRAIYVELHESKTIGEILDKLARKGLEVRGYCRSDEPLFELVEGEGEVQKRRPLYSVSEILSAVKEVGRRGVEIKRFKGLGEMNPKQLYETTMDPRQRKLLRVEVSDAIEAEEVFRNLMGEDVEPRKHFIEDNALRVRNLDI; encoded by the coding sequence ATGCAGCCGGTAGGCGAACCGTTGCAGCCAAATCCTTCCTTTGTGGCGGAGGCGTACGACGCTTCCAAGATCGATAAACTCGAGGGGTTGGAAGCGGTTCGCCGGCGGCCGGGTATGTACATTGGTCATACCGACGAGCGGGGGCTCCACCACTGTGTCTTTGAGGTGGTGGATAATTCCATCGATGAGCATCTGGCGGGCTTCTGTCACCACATTGAAGTCACGCTCCATCTGGATGGATCGGTCTCGGTGCGGGACGATGGTCGCGGGATTCCGGTCGAACCGCATCCGAAGTTTGGCATCCCGGCGGTGGAACTGGTTCTTACCAATCTCCATGCTGGAGGCAAATTCGGCCAAGGCGCCTACAAGTATTCCGGAGGGCTGCACGGGGTCGGGGCCAAATGTGTCAATGCCCTTTCGGAATGGTTTGAGGTCGAGGTCAGCCGGGATGGAAAGGTGTACCGGATGGAGTTTTCTCGAGGAAAGACCACCAAGAAGCTGGAGGTCATTGGTCGGTCCCGCTCGAGCGGGACGCTCATCACGTTCAAACCGGATCCTGAGATTTTTACCACCACCCAGTTCCAGTTCGATATCCTGGCTAACCGTCTCCGGGAACTGGCCTTTCTTCATCCCGGGCTGGAAATTGTCTTAAAGGACGAGCGCGTTTCCGAGGGGCAGTCACCCCGTGTGGAACGGTTCTACTTTCGCGAAGGGGTCGAGGAATTTGTCCGCTGGTTTACTCGCCAGATGCAGCCATTGCATCCCAAGCCGATTGTCATTTCCCGGCAAAAGGACGAAATCTATCTGGATTGTGTGCTTCAGTATACCGGGAGTTTTTCCGATCAAATCCTTTGTTACACCAATGGCATTCCCAATCCAGATGGGGGAACGCATCTTTCAGGATTTCGGACTGCATTGACCCGTTCGGTTCACCAGTATGCGAAAAGCAATAACCTTTTGAAGGACAAAGACCCGGTTTTAACCGGCGAAGATGTGCGCGAGGGTCTGGTTTGTGTTCTTTCGCTCCGGCATCCCAATCCCAGTTTTGAGTCGCAAACAAAGGTAAAATTGGTCTCGCCCGAGGTTGAAGGGATCGTGGCTTCTCTCGTTTATGAGGGGCTCATGAATTATTTCGATGCCAATCCCTCAGTGGCACGAAAAGTGGTCGAGAAAGCTCTCATGGCGGCCCGCGCTCGGGAGGCGGCGCGCAAGGCCAAAGAAGCGGTTCGCAAGAGCGCTCTGACGGGAGGGGGTCTGCCGGGCAAGCTGGCCGATTGCACGAGCCGCAGTCCCGAAGATTCTGAGCTTTTCATCGTGGAAGGGGATTCGGCAGGGGGCTCAGCAAAGCAGGGGAGGAACCGGCAATTCCAAGCCATTCTTCCGATCCGGGGCAAGCTTCTCAACGTGGAGAAAGCCCGGTTGGACAAGGTGTTACAGAACGAGGAGATTCAAACGATTATTACGGCAGTGGGCACCGGGATCGGATCGGGTGATGGGGAGGGTGGCTTTCAGCTGGAGCGGTTGCGTTACCATAAGATTATTCTTATGACCGATGCGGACGTGGATGGATCCCACATCCGGACGCTCCTTCTAACGTTTTTCTACCGCCAGATGCCCGAGCTTGTTCGGAGGGGATATATCTACATTGCCCAGCCTCCTCTTTACCTTGTGACAAGGAAAAAAAAGGAGCAATACGTTTCGGATGAAAGCGAGCTCAATCGAATCTTAATCGAGCTTGGCGCCGCGGAGGTCCACATTCTGGATAAATCCTCCGGACGGGTCTTTACGGGTCAATCGCTTCGGGAAATGCTCGGCTTGCTGGAATCGCTAGAAAAATTCCGGAGAGCCATTGAAGGTCACGGCGGAGATTTTCACTCCTATTTGAGCCTGCGACACGTCCACGGTGGGGAGTTACCTCGTCACCTGGTTCGGATTCGAGAGGGTGGGAAAGAAGAGGTCTTGTATTTTCACACGGACCAAGAGCTTGCACGGTTTGCCGAGGAAAATCCGGATCTGCAGCTTTTTGATATCGACGGCCGGTCGTCCGATGGCGAGACAAGGAGAGAGGCAGGCGCACGAAGGGCAATCTATGTCGAGCTCCACGAAAGCAAAACGATCGGTGAGATTCTCGATAAACTAGCAAGAAAAGGGCTTGAGGTCCGCGGGTATTGCAGGAGCGACGAACCGCTTTTTGAGCTTGTGGAAGGCGAAGGAGAGGTTCAAAAACGGCGCCCTCTTTATAGCGTATCGGAGATTCTATCGGCTGTGAAAGAGGTGGGGCGGAGGGGAGTTGAGATCAAAAGGTTTAAGGGGCTGGGAGAAATGAACCCGAAGCAACTGTATGAAACCACGATGGATCCCCGCCAAAGAAAACTTCTCCGGGTTGAGGTTAGTGATGCCATCGAAGCCGAAGAGGTCTTCCGCAACCTCATGGGGGAGGACGTAGAACCCCGCAAGCATTTCATCGAGGATAACGCTCTACGCGTTCGCAACCTGGATATTTAG
- the glmS gene encoding glutamine--fructose-6-phosphate transaminase (isomerizing), translated as MCGIVAYLGEKEAQPLLLHGLRRLEYRGYDSSGIAVVDRRGRLHVVKRKGRISELERVLGSCPLTGTLGISHTRWATHGIPSDANAHPHCDQSGRLALVHNGVIENYQNLRQKLLDLGHSFQSETDTEILAHLIGHYYDQLPEGDPDRLENAVRAALKEVIGTYGIAVIHADHPDLLIGARRGSPLILGIGLGEYFLSSDVTAVCVGAQKVVYLNDGDIVTIGRHSFHISSLLRDSVGFELSELELSEASAELGDYPHYMLKEIFEQPQAIRNAFRGRLDPEEGTAKLGGLHMSPHELLAIRRILIVGCGTARHAGIVGEYLLESLAHIPVEVDYASEFRYRNAPIDEKAILIAVSQSGETADTLAAIREAKRRGLRVLGICNRVGSSVARETDGGVYMHAGPEIGVAATKSFVSQILIFVLLALLLGRLRYLSVGQGRAILEAIERLPDQVDEILQKAGLIQEMAQRYKEVRGFLFLGRQYQLGVALEGALKMKEITYIQAEGHPAAELKHGILALVDENTPTVFLCPRDGVYEKNLSNLQEIKARRGSVIAIATEGDTQIAKLADDVIYVPEAPEFLLPILTVVPLQLLAYYIAVALGRDVDKPRNLAKSVTVE; from the coding sequence ATGTGCGGAATTGTTGCCTATCTCGGGGAAAAGGAGGCTCAACCGCTTCTGCTCCATGGACTGCGACGCCTGGAATACCGGGGTTATGACTCCAGCGGCATTGCCGTGGTCGACCGGCGGGGAAGACTCCACGTGGTCAAACGCAAGGGTCGCATTAGCGAGCTGGAGCGGGTCTTGGGCTCTTGCCCGCTGACAGGGACCTTGGGCATCAGCCACACGCGGTGGGCAACCCATGGGATTCCCAGTGACGCCAACGCTCATCCCCATTGCGACCAGTCGGGTCGATTGGCCTTGGTGCATAACGGGGTCATCGAAAATTACCAGAATTTGCGCCAAAAACTACTGGATTTAGGCCATAGCTTTCAGAGCGAGACGGATACAGAAATCCTCGCCCATCTCATCGGTCACTACTATGACCAGCTTCCCGAGGGAGACCCGGACCGGTTGGAAAATGCGGTCCGCGCCGCTCTTAAGGAGGTGATCGGTACCTACGGTATTGCGGTGATCCACGCCGACCATCCCGATCTATTGATTGGCGCCCGCCGCGGCAGCCCGCTCATTCTCGGCATTGGTCTGGGGGAATATTTCCTTAGTAGCGATGTCACCGCCGTCTGCGTGGGAGCGCAAAAAGTCGTCTACTTGAACGATGGGGATATCGTGACCATCGGCCGCCACAGTTTTCACATTAGTTCGCTCTTGCGGGACAGCGTGGGATTTGAGCTTAGCGAACTGGAACTTTCCGAGGCCAGCGCTGAGCTGGGAGATTATCCCCACTATATGCTTAAGGAAATTTTTGAGCAGCCCCAAGCCATTCGAAATGCCTTTCGAGGCCGACTCGATCCGGAGGAGGGAACAGCGAAGCTTGGCGGGTTGCATATGAGCCCTCATGAGCTTTTGGCCATCCGGAGAATCCTCATTGTCGGCTGTGGGACCGCCCGGCACGCCGGAATTGTCGGGGAATACCTCTTGGAATCGCTCGCACATATTCCGGTCGAGGTGGATTATGCCAGCGAGTTCCGGTATCGCAACGCGCCGATCGACGAAAAGGCCATACTCATTGCCGTCAGTCAGTCGGGAGAGACCGCTGACACGCTAGCGGCGATCCGGGAGGCCAAGCGGAGGGGACTGCGCGTTTTAGGAATTTGCAACCGGGTAGGTTCCAGCGTGGCCCGTGAAACCGATGGGGGAGTCTACATGCATGCCGGGCCCGAAATCGGCGTTGCCGCCACAAAGTCGTTTGTTTCGCAGATCTTGATCTTTGTGCTCTTGGCGCTCCTTTTGGGCAGACTTCGCTATTTGTCGGTGGGCCAGGGAAGGGCGATCCTGGAGGCTATCGAACGGCTTCCCGATCAGGTTGATGAGATCTTGCAAAAGGCAGGGCTTATTCAGGAGATGGCTCAGCGTTACAAAGAAGTCCGAGGGTTTCTCTTCTTGGGTCGGCAGTACCAGCTCGGGGTAGCGCTGGAGGGTGCCCTAAAAATGAAGGAAATTACCTACATTCAAGCGGAGGGACACCCGGCGGCCGAACTCAAGCATGGGATCCTGGCCCTGGTTGATGAGAATACGCCCACAGTCTTCCTCTGCCCCCGGGACGGAGTGTATGAGAAAAACCTGAGCAATCTTCAAGAAATCAAAGCTCGTCGGGGTTCCGTCATCGCGATTGCTACCGAGGGGGACACGCAGATCGCCAAGCTGGCTGATGACGTGATTTACGTTCCTGAAGCCCCGGAATTCCTTTTGCCGATCTTGACGGTGGTCCCGCTGCAACTTTTGGCCTACTACATTGCGGTTGCTTTGGGAAGGGATGTGGACAAGCCCCGGAATCTGGCCAAAAGCGTGACGGTGGAGTAG
- a CDS encoding response regulator transcription factor, with translation MIKRKILVVEDEPDVLALIRMTLEAQSFRVAEARSGSAALEQIRRHPPDLVVLDLMLPEMSGLEVCRSVRADPLRNRLPILVLTAKGEEVDRVVGFEVGADDYVTKPFSPRELVLRVRSLLRRAYPTEEFPQLVECGPLRIQPEEHRAWIEGRPLDLTATEFRLLLTLVLRRNRVQRRQTLLNEVWGYDSLIDTRTVDTHIRRLREKLGSVGWWIQTVRGVGYRFVEPQGEKPEGGNVEQGQSSGK, from the coding sequence ATGATCAAGCGCAAAATCCTCGTAGTGGAGGATGAGCCAGACGTTCTTGCGCTGATTCGGATGACTCTGGAAGCACAATCCTTTCGCGTGGCAGAAGCGCGCTCCGGAAGCGCTGCCTTGGAGCAGATCCGGCGGCACCCCCCCGATCTTGTCGTTTTGGATCTGATGCTTCCCGAAATGTCGGGCTTGGAAGTCTGCCGGTCAGTACGGGCGGATCCCCTGCGTAACCGACTCCCCATCCTCGTCCTTACGGCCAAGGGGGAAGAAGTCGACCGGGTCGTCGGGTTTGAAGTGGGTGCCGACGACTACGTAACCAAACCATTTAGTCCTCGCGAGCTGGTGTTGCGGGTGCGTTCTCTTTTGCGACGCGCCTATCCTACCGAAGAGTTCCCCCAGCTGGTCGAGTGCGGTCCCTTGCGGATCCAGCCCGAGGAACACCGGGCCTGGATCGAAGGCAGACCCCTGGATTTAACCGCGACGGAGTTTCGCTTGTTGCTCACGCTGGTTTTGCGACGCAACCGTGTCCAGCGCCGGCAAACTCTGCTCAACGAGGTCTGGGGCTACGATAGCTTAATCGATACCCGGACCGTCGATACCCATATTCGAAGGTTGCGAGAAAAGCTAGGATCTGTGGGGTGGTGGATCCAGACGGTCCGCGGGGTCGGGTACCGTTTTGTCGAACCCCAAGGAGAAAAGCCGGAAGGGGGGAACGTGGAACAGGGACAATCTTCGGGAAAATAA
- the gltX gene encoding glutamate--tRNA ligase, with amino-acid sequence MATSSKVRVRFAPSPTGFLHIGGARTALFNWLYARHTGGSFVLRIEDTDPSRNTPQALEKLLEGLEWLGLDWDEGPRRDGSSVGDYGPYFQSQRYQLYQECLERLLSGGHAYEENGAIKFRMPRQPMIVEDRVCGRIFFEPQPDPDFVIRRQDGSFVFHLVNVVDDLLMDISHVIRGEDHLSNTPKHLALFAALGATPPVYAHLPLILNEDGSKMSKRDVGASLEYYIEEGYLPEALRNYLCLLGWSLGENREIFPIEEAIARFDLTRIHRANARLDRKKLYWMNGEYMRASSVEKLLPHASQWLEKRKLIGPQTDRHYLASVVSLIKDKVKTGNELCDWAIPFFVEDFPFDETAVKTILTPTGLEMLRRLLPELQRVGDFSSQALEAHFRSLATQWGTKLAALVHPVRVAVTGRSVGPSLFPMLEVLGRDRVTQRIRRALEQLSPA; translated from the coding sequence ATGGCAACTTCATCAAAGGTACGCGTTCGGTTCGCTCCTTCGCCGACGGGCTTTCTTCACATTGGCGGCGCTCGAACGGCTCTCTTTAACTGGCTTTACGCGCGCCATACAGGGGGGTCTTTCGTTTTGCGCATCGAGGATACCGACCCATCCCGTAACACCCCGCAGGCCCTTGAAAAGCTCCTGGAGGGTTTGGAATGGCTCGGGCTTGACTGGGATGAGGGTCCTCGACGGGACGGAAGCTCGGTGGGGGATTACGGGCCATATTTTCAGAGTCAACGGTATCAGCTCTACCAGGAGTGTCTGGAGCGACTCCTTTCCGGCGGCCACGCCTATGAAGAAAACGGGGCGATCAAGTTTCGGATGCCTCGTCAACCCATGATTGTGGAGGACCGGGTGTGTGGGAGGATTTTTTTTGAACCACAGCCTGACCCCGACTTCGTCATCCGACGACAGGATGGATCCTTTGTTTTCCATCTGGTCAACGTCGTCGATGACCTCCTCATGGACATCTCCCATGTAATCCGAGGGGAGGATCACCTATCCAATACTCCCAAGCATCTGGCCCTTTTTGCAGCCCTCGGGGCCACCCCTCCCGTCTACGCTCATCTCCCCCTAATTCTTAACGAGGACGGGTCCAAAATGAGTAAGCGAGACGTGGGAGCTTCACTCGAGTATTACATCGAAGAGGGATACCTTCCGGAAGCTCTCCGCAATTATCTTTGCCTTCTTGGGTGGTCCCTAGGGGAAAATCGGGAGATTTTTCCGATCGAAGAGGCCATTGCGCGATTCGATCTTACCCGGATCCACCGAGCGAACGCACGACTGGACCGCAAAAAGCTCTACTGGATGAATGGCGAATACATGCGCGCAAGCTCAGTCGAAAAGCTTTTACCTCACGCCAGCCAGTGGCTGGAAAAAAGGAAGCTTATTGGGCCGCAGACCGATCGTCATTACCTCGCCAGCGTTGTCAGTCTTATCAAGGACAAGGTTAAAACTGGCAACGAACTCTGCGATTGGGCCATTCCCTTTTTCGTCGAAGATTTTCCCTTCGACGAGACCGCCGTAAAGACCATCCTTACACCAACCGGGCTGGAGATGCTCCGGCGGCTTCTTCCGGAACTACAGCGGGTAGGCGATTTTTCTAGCCAAGCGCTGGAAGCGCATTTTCGGAGTCTGGCCACACAATGGGGGACAAAACTTGCCGCTCTGGTCCATCCGGTGCGTGTCGCCGTTACGGGTCGCTCCGTCGGACCCAGTCTTTTCCCCATGCTCGAGGTGTTGGGACGCGATCGAGTGACCCAGCGTATCCGGCGCGCACTTGAACAATTGAGCCCCGCATGA
- a CDS encoding sensor histidine kinase, whose product MTCCWIGLGFGFCLGAFCSWVVAQKKWRRELARLLELASSIARGQPAGPFALLGDPALQKVALQLETIFRFQQELARSEARKQEGLRTILETMTEGVLVVNSHGTVELANRAFVQHFRLSQNPTGRTLLEILPVPEIATLLRETLQTGHPLSREVQLERAFDPRISAFFVVNAAPLVRKEACAEEAVLVFHDVTRQKEWETARRELLANISHELRTPLSVLTGYLETLMERPGLPSSQRKKVLQIMQRHCQRLTVLVNDLLTLWSAESRKLRLELEEIELASFLSQSVSDCGQKIEAKELGIRWELEPQLPTLWADRFRLEQVLYNLLDNAIKYSPPKGEVVIGARRCPEGVEIFVADQGPGIPPEHLPRIFERFYRVEPSRNRELGGTGLGLAIVKHLVALHGGRVWAESQVGQGTTIRMLLPLCPTCKHEPSPEPPDSQPPAEPPTEKASFLSAEASNP is encoded by the coding sequence ATGACTTGCTGCTGGATCGGTCTTGGCTTCGGCTTTTGTCTGGGTGCTTTTTGTAGCTGGGTTGTTGCCCAAAAGAAGTGGAGGCGCGAGCTTGCGCGTCTCCTAGAACTTGCTAGTTCCATCGCACGCGGGCAGCCCGCCGGACCCTTTGCCCTGCTGGGGGATCCTGCCCTTCAGAAAGTTGCCCTTCAGCTAGAAACCATCTTCCGCTTCCAGCAGGAACTGGCTCGTAGCGAAGCGCGCAAGCAAGAGGGCCTTCGAACGATTCTCGAGACCATGACCGAAGGGGTTCTCGTCGTCAATAGCCATGGCACCGTCGAGCTAGCCAATCGTGCTTTTGTCCAGCACTTCCGCCTTTCCCAAAACCCAACGGGCCGGACTCTTCTTGAAATTTTGCCCGTTCCCGAAATCGCTACTTTGCTTAGGGAAACGCTCCAAACAGGCCATCCGTTATCTCGGGAAGTGCAACTGGAACGGGCTTTCGACCCGAGGATCTCGGCCTTTTTTGTCGTCAATGCGGCACCGCTGGTCCGCAAGGAAGCCTGCGCTGAGGAGGCGGTCCTTGTCTTCCATGATGTTACGCGACAAAAGGAATGGGAAACTGCCCGGCGAGAACTTTTAGCTAACATTTCTCATGAACTTCGAACTCCTCTCTCGGTGCTGACCGGCTACCTTGAAACCCTAATGGAACGACCCGGGCTTCCTTCCTCCCAGCGGAAAAAGGTTCTCCAAATCATGCAGCGCCACTGCCAAAGATTGACCGTACTGGTCAATGATCTCCTTACGCTTTGGAGCGCGGAGTCCAGAAAATTGCGCCTTGAGCTAGAGGAAATCGAGCTGGCTTCCTTTCTTTCCCAGAGTGTTTCCGATTGCGGGCAAAAGATCGAAGCGAAAGAGTTGGGGATCCGCTGGGAATTGGAACCCCAACTCCCTACCCTGTGGGCCGACCGGTTCCGACTCGAGCAAGTTCTCTACAACCTCTTGGACAACGCCATTAAATATTCTCCTCCCAAAGGAGAGGTTGTGATCGGGGCCCGTCGCTGCCCCGAAGGGGTCGAAATCTTTGTGGCGGATCAGGGACCGGGAATCCCGCCGGAACATCTCCCACGGATCTTCGAGCGTTTCTACCGGGTGGAGCCTTCCCGCAACCGGGAGCTCGGCGGGACAGGTCTGGGACTAGCCATTGTGAAACACCTAGTTGCCCTTCACGGAGGCCGGGTCTGGGCAGAAAGCCAGGTGGGGCAGGGTACAACGATCCGGATGCTCCTCCCCCTTTGCCCGACTTGCAAACACGAACCCTCACCCGAGCCTCCAGACTCTCAACCCCCCGCCGAACCACCGACAGAGAAGGCCTCCTTCCTTTCGGCCGAGGCTTCCAACCCATAG